In the genome of Calothrix sp. PCC 6303, the window CTGGGTTGGCTGCCACAACAAAGCTGACTCGTACTCCTAAAGGTGTATCTTCGGGTGTGGCTTGAACGTTGGAAAAGAAGCCTGTGGCAAAAATAGCGTTGATGTCTTCCTGAAGTTGGGATTTTGTGGTGGTTCTCCCTGCTTGGGTACGGATAACTCGGTAAACTTCCTGTTCTAATTCTGGTGCTAGTTGTCCTGATTGGGGCTTAACTACCACTTCAGAAACTAAAACGCGAGGTTCTGCGGCGTTATTTTCTGGGGCTGCTTGATTTGGTTGTCCAAAATTTATATCTGGCTGGGTTGGTTGCCCTGTAGGGCTATTTGGCGCGGGTACAGTATTTGGTTGTTGTTCTATTGCTGGTGGATTTTCCGGAACTGGTTCTGGGAGAGGAACAGGGGCAGGAGTTTGACTGATAATGGGTTTTTGTTGAGTCCCTGTAGTGGGTGTTTGCCCTGTAACTGTAACCACGGTTCCCAATTTTTTTAATAAGGATTGATTGGGTTTGTTTGTGGTGTTGAGGGGGGAAATGGATACAGATGGCTTGAGTAAAGCGGCTTGGTTTAGTTTATTTGCCGTTTTTTCCCAATTGCTTGGTACTACTACGGGTGTTTTGAGACTATCAGCTTGATTTACTGTCGGAACAATAATTTGCTGTGATGTTTTTTCCAATCCTGAATCAGTGACAGGTGCTGTCACTTTTTCCTGTGGCTGATCTATTACTGAAGTGGTGACTTCAGGATTTATCTGTTCTTGAGAAGTTTGAGCATTTACACTCAACGAACTGCCTAGGGGGGCTGTAATTGCCACCATTGTCGCCAAAACCGGAGATAAGCGCATTTTATTTAAATTCCTCTTCACGTCCACACACCGTCACAAAGTAGTTATTTAGTCATTAGCTAATAGTCTTTGGTCAATAGTCAAGAGTCAAGGCTGTTTTTGGATTTGTTTGTCCTCGCTATTAGACTATTAACAATAGCGCAGCATGGTGGAAACTTGCTCTTAAAGCTGTCAGATTCAGTTTTCTTTCTTTGCTGCTGGCTTTGAAGTAGTTGACTACTATCTTCCGACTATTGCTGATTTTCCACCGCTTTTAACACCCGTTGTAAAACCTCTTGGTAGGCATCTTCCACGTTGCCTAAGTCTTTACGAAAGCGATCTTTATCCAATACGCGGCGATTGGAATCGTCTTGAGTGGAAATGTCCCACAAACGGCAGGTATCTGGGCTAATCTCATCTGCTAGTAGTATCTGTTGTTGCGAGTCCATGCCAAACTCTAGCTTAAAGTCCACCAAAGTTATGTCACATTGCCGAAAAAACCCAATGAGAAATTGGTTGATTTGCAATGCTAGATGAGTAATTGCTTCCACTTGTTCCGGTGTGGCTAGTTCTAGGAGTGTAATGCGATCGCTTGTTAAGAGCGGGTCGCCTAATTCGTCCTTTTTATAGTAAAAGTCTACTAGGGGAACTTTTAAAACTGTGCCAAGTGCTAATCCTGTTTGCTGACATAGACTGCCTGCTGCAATATTCCTGACTACTACCTCTAGGGGTACTATTTTTACTGCTCGCACTAGCATTTGATTTGGCGATACACTGTTTATATAGTGTGTTTTTACACCAACTTTTTCTAATTCTGCAAATAATTTGGCAGAAATAATGCAATTAATAACTCCTTTTCCGGTGATGGTTCCCTTTTTTTGAGCGTTGAAGGCAGTTGCATCGTCTTTAAAATCAGCCAGTAGAATATCAGGATCTTCCGTAGAGTAGATAACTTTGGCTTTACCTTCGTATAACTTTTTATTCACAGACATAGTGGAGAATTGGTTTTTGAGCTTTTAGCTTAATTATTTTATCTTTAACTTATCAACCTTTATACTATTGAATCTTAACTGATAAGGTTTGACCCACTCTTGGTATGATACTTATCTAATTCTGTATTTGAAGTTACAGTATTAGATAAATTGATAATTCAATTCCCTATTTTAAATATCAGTTTTTTTGCGGTTGTGTTAGTTAAGTTCGTTGAGGCAAAATAAGTATATACTAATACAATTATATTTGTCTTTTTGGCGAGAATGTATATATTCAGTATAATAGGTGATAATAATTATCAATTGTTACTTACCAGAAGACCGGATTTTTAATGATGGGAGGATAAATTTAATCAGTGGACAAAAGAAAAATGGAAAAGGACGATTTTCTTTATCCTCGTAGTCGTTACTACGGTCAAGTTAAGCCAGAAAATTTGGTTTTTAACGCCAATCTCCAAGAGTTTGCTCAGAAAATAAGTTTTATTTGTAATCTAGAAACTTCTGGCAAGCTGTCTCCCGAAGATGCTTATGAGCAAATCAAAAGCTTGTGGAAGCAATTGAAACAAGCAAGAAAGCAACTTAAAGTTGGCGAGAATTTATTCCAGAGTGAGGGGGATAGCCCAGAATAACCCATCGGCAGCGAGTTAGAACATTGCGTTGCAATTTTAATAAGTAAGTATTGATACAGTTCCCTATTTCCTACATTTGTCATTATTTCTGACTTGTTGTCCATACTCCATCCCAAGAGGCAAATGGGGGTTTATGTAAGTAGTTTGCGGCGCGTTCGATGTGAATTTTTACAGCGTAGTCTTGAGGACGAATTTTCCTTGCGGCTTCAAAACAATCAATTGCCGTGGCAAAATCCCGTGATGAGTAAGCATCCCTCCCAGCATGATAATGTGAAATAAATTCTTGGGTATTGGCATCTGGTGGTGTAGTGCGATCGCTAATTAATTCATAGATATTCACAGCTTGGTGTTTCCCTTTGACGCGGATTTTATCTAGCTGTCTTGCCCAAATGCGATCGCTGCACAAATTGTAAGTAAATTCGCTTAAAATAATATCACAACCATATTCTTTAGTTATACCTTCTAGGCGAGAACTCAAATTTACCCCATCCCCAATAACTGTATAGTCCATCCGCTTATGGGAACCAATATTCCCAGAAACCACTTCCCCAGAACTTAAACCAATACCAATATTAATCGAAGGTTGTTGCTCAATGATACGGCGTTGATTAAATTCTTCGAGACGTTTTCGCATTTCTAAAGCTGCTTGGACAGATTTCCAAGCGTGGTTTTCCGTAAGCGGTAAAGGTGCCCCAAATACAGCCATTAGTGCATCACCAATAAATTTATCTAGGGTACCTTCGTGGTTGAAAACTGCTTCCACCATCGTTTCAAAATATTGATTTAGCAGCGAAACCACTTCAGCAGCACCAAGATTTTCCGTAAGTGTCGTGTATCCGCGAATATCGGAAAATAGAATGGTGACATCTTTTCGTTCCCCCACCATTAATGCATCCTCCCCCAATTCCATCACCTGTTCGGCAACATGGGGAGTGAGATAGCGATACATGGTGGTTTTCATGCGTTTTTCGCGGCTGATATCTTCCAATACCACCAGTCCCCCCCGTACACCTCCTTCTGGGTTAGTTAGGGGGTTGACAGTGAGATTGATGCTACGTTCAATTTGCTGGATCTGGTTAGCACTCAGTAGCTGAGACTGGGGGGTGAGTGGTTGATTCCAAGGAATAAAGACTTGGGGAGTAGTGCGTTCACGAAGTGTCTCCGTTGCGTTAGCTTCCCGCAGGGTAGGAGAATCGCCAAGTGTTTCCGGAGTGGATTTGCGGACTGCTAAAATCGAGTGATAATTCTGACTTATAGAGTCTTTATCCTGGCTAGAAATATCTGGAATTCGGTATATTCCTACAGTTAAATTTTGTTCAGGAACATAATGTTTAGCTCCGGTTTTTAAACTATCTTGTAAGCGCATTTGTAAGTTTTCGATTGGCACTATATCCCAAACAAAACGGTTGAGGATATGATGCTCCCAAAATAGTTTATTACTTTTACCTATGCCTTCGCATAGGTTACAGCCTAATAGTTCTAAAGCAGCATCATTAATTGTGACAATTTTGCCTTCCATGTTGGTGGAGATTACTGCATCAGAAAGGCTTTGTAAAATATCTTTTTGATACTGCTTTTCCAGTAGAACACTTTCAAATAAACGAGCATTTTCCAAAGCAATTCCAGCTTGGATATTAAAGGCTCGCATAAATTCTTCATCGGAAGCCGTAAAACTTCCCTTTTGCTTATTAATTAACTGTGTGACTCCAATTAATTCATTTGCTGAATTAAACACAGGTAAACACAAAATGTTTCGTGTAAAGTATCCGGTTTTTTGGTCAGTTGTCGGGTCAAAACGTGGATCTTTGTAAGCATCATTTATATTCAAAGCTTCTCCAGTGGAAGCCACATAACCAACAATTCCCTTATTAGAAGGAATGCTGATTTCCATCACAGTTTCGTCATCTGCTGCCGCTACTTTTGTCCATAATTCGTTCATCTCTTTACGATGCAAAAATAGCGTACTACGATCAGCTTGCATCAAAATTCTGGCTTGTTCCATTACAATTTGCAAAGTTACTTCTAAATCCAAACTTTGCCCCAGAGTTTGGGTTGCCCGCAAAAGTGCAGTAACACCTCGCTGATTTCGCGCTGCCACATAAAAAGATTGACAGCTTTCTAAAATTATGCCAATTGCTGTTGCAAAGTCACGAAATCTATCTTCATCTTCGCTACTAAAAGCTGTATCACCTGTTTTATTTGCCAACTGAACAACGGCAACAACCTGATTTTTACTACTCATCACAGGCATACATAAAATATTATGAATTTTGTAGCCCATTTGCCGTTCTAATTCTGGGCTAAATAAAGGATGAGTTGATATTTCTGCTATGTTTAAACATGTCCCTGTGCTGGCGACGTGACCTGGTATTCCCACCGTCATGGGTGTGCGAATTTCTAAATTTTTATGGACATGATCTTGAGGGACTTTTGACCAGAGTTGTCCCTTATCATTATCAACCAAAAAAATCGTTGTGTGTTCTGCTTGGAGTATTTGACCAATTTTCGATGTGATTGCTTCCAGTACCTTTTCTAGCATGGTTTCTAGGGCTTCGTTATTGAGTAAATCAATTGCCCGTAGAAATTGCTCAAATTCGGCAGTAATAAAATCGAGTAAGCAAGCAAATTCATTCACAGAAATGTCTTGAACTCGGTGCAGTAGGGGATTAGCCAGGTTTACTTGTGTGAGTTCAGTTAATGTAGCCAAGACGCTACCAGCGTTGGGAAGTGTCATGGGTGTTTTTGGGTTAGGGATTCTATATATGTTTAAGATTTGGGATTTAGAGTTGAATGTGTCCCATTCCAATACTGAATTTATGGGCACGACTAAATCTTTCTACTGAAATCCCTAACCAATTTTAGTAGCATATGCAGCAATTGCTACATATTAATTGCGATCGCTTAAAATCTAAACACTCCGATTCATGTTTAGGTGAGATGTCACTTAATCTAGTGAAATATCGCACTTTTGGGTATTTGTATAAGTTTAGAAAATGTTTTGGCTCAATTAAGATTTAAATAACTAAAGTTTAATATGTTAAGATGTCAGGAAATTTTAACATATAGAAAAATTGATCTACGGATTGACGGTAGTTTCAGGATGCTATATTCTGATACTCACGGGAGGCGTATAACTTTTATTATTGCCTAGTCTGAAAGTATTATTTTGACGTTGTTTTTTTTGTCGGCAAATAAGCCAAGAATTAATTTTGTAATGTAAACATCGATTTGAGCTTTGATTACGGTTGACAATTTTCAGAATCGTTTTTTTCATTTTCACTATGCTGTACTAATAGTCTGTCAATTTTATTTTGACAGACTACTAGTACAGGTCGGCTTAAATCCCCGAGTGAAACTTGAATAACTATTAACTGATTTCACGCTGCAACTTTTGTGGATTGCGAGTAGATAACTTGCTGATAATAACTGTGTAATTGACGGGTAGCTGCTGCCCATCCCCAACGTTCCGCTTCATTTCGAGCATTTTGGCGGATGGCTTCTCGTTCTTCGGTTTCTGCTAAGAGTCGTAGTGTGGCAGCTATAGCACCTGCATCGTCAGCTTGCGGGTCAAATAAATAACCATTGACTCCATCAGTGACAATATCGGGAATTCCTCCGGAATTTGCCGCTACCACTGGACACCCTGCTGCCATTGCTTCTAAAAGTACCAATCCCAGGGTTTCGGTGCGGGATGGGAAAATAAATGCATCAACACTGGCAAATGCCGAACCTAATTCCACCCCTTTGAGATAACCGACAAAAAATGTGTTGGTACCTGCAAAGTGTTTTTCTAAAGCTTGGCGGTGGGGTCCATCGCCTACTAATGCTAATCTGGCGTTGGGAATTGCTGTGAGAATAGGCTTGATGCGTTCAATTTCCTTTTCTGCTGAGAGTCGCCCAACATAAAGTAATAATGGGTTATCAGGGTGGTTTTGGGAAAGACGCGATCGCATTTCCAAACTAACCCTACTGGGATGGAATGTTTCGGTATCTACCCCCCGTTGCCACAAATCTACTCGTTCAATTCCATGTGCTGTTAATTCATTGCACATTGCTGTGGAGGTACACAAATTCAATGCAGCTTGGTTATGTGCTGTTTTGAGTAATTCCCAAAGCAAGCCTTCTAAAGCGGCTAAACCGTAATGTTGTAGATATTGTGGTAGATGTGTGTGATATGAAGCGATGAGGGGAACATGGTGTAACTTGGCATGAATTATCCCCGATACACCTAAGACTGCTGGGTTAACTACATGGATAATATCAGGTCGAAACCGCTCTAAAGCTTCACCAATGGAAGGACGGGGTAAAGCTAACTTTAATTCTGGATACAGTGGTAGTGGAAAACCTGACACACCATAGATTTTTGCTCCTTTATACTCGGTCATTCCACCTTCAGGACAAACAACTAATACCTGGTTTCCTTGACGTTGAAGGTGATCGACGGTGTGGCTTAAACGGGTCACAATTCCATCTACCTTGGGCAAAAAGGTTTCTGTAAAAAGAGCAATTCTCATAAATCAGTTATCAGTTATCAGTTATTAGTTATCAGCTATTAGTTTTAGCCGAAGTATGCTCAAAAAAAATCGCTAGTTGTAGTGGAGGCTGTATTCAGTTATTAGTTGCCAATTAGATTCAGGTTTTCCGTCATATCCTGAAAATCAAAGTTGGGATGGAGAGGAATGGGAAAACGCGGATTTTCCCACTCTCAACTCCTTGTTTTTTTAGCGATGCCAAGTGACCTTTGGCAGAATTTCTTTACCATCGATGCGGCTTTGATACTTCACAGCGAAGTTCAACAGCGAATCAAGTAAAGAATCAGATAAATAGTGAGGTTGTAAACCTAAATCTAACAACTTGGTATTTTTGGCATTGAAATAATGTTCTTCTTTTTCAATCCGAGGATTTTCCAAATTGTTGATGTCTACATTTAAGCCGATAGCGTTACCAGCTTTTTTCACCATTCCCGCCAAATCACCGATGCTAAAGAGTTCGGTAAATTGGTTAAATACACGAAATTCCCCGGCTTCGGCTGGGTTAGCGATCGCTATTTCAATACAACGTACAGTATCTCGAATATCCAAGAAACCTCTTGTTTGTCCACCTTTACCATAAACAGTCAAAGGATGTCCCACCGCTGCTTGAATACAAAAACGATTTAATGCCGTGCCAAACACACCATCATAGTCGAGACGATTAATTAACATCTCATCCATTCCGGTTTCTTCGGTCAACACCCCATAAACAATGCCCTGATTCAAATCTGTAGCCCGCAAGCCCCACATTTTACAGGCAAAGTGAATATTATGGCTGTCATGAACCTTACTGAGGTGATACATCGAACCGGGCTGTTTCGGATACGGTAAAGTATCTTTACGTCCGTTGTGTTCGATGGTGATATATCCTTCCTCAATATCAATGTTTGGCGTACCATATTCGCCCATTGTTCCCAACTTCACCAGATGGCAATCCGGGAAATCCTCCTTCATCGCATAAAGTAGATTCAGCGTCCCCACAACATTATTGACCTGCGTCAATACCGCATGTTCGCGGTCAATCATCGAAAACGGTGCCGAACGTTGTTCACCGAAATGGATAATTGATGTTGGTTCAAACTTGTTCAGCGCTGCTTTCAGAAACTCGTAATTGTTAATATCGCCAATAAAAAGGTCGATAGTCTTACCAGTTAAATCTTTCCAGCGCTGGAGGCGTTGCTGAATCGAGGCGATGGGAGTCAGGGTTGCAACACCCAATTCATTATCCCAGTGCCGACGCACCAAACTGTCTAAAATTGCTACTTCGTAACCTCGATTAGAGAGGTATAGAGCGGTTGCCCAACCGCAATAGCCATCGCCACCAATAACCAGGACTTTCATTTTTACCTGTTTTTACTCGCTGATAGCTAAATCTACCAGGTTTGTGTCCCCTCTAAACCACTATTTAGCCAGATTGTGGAGAACTTTTGTAGATAGTTAAGCACAAATTAAGGAATGTTTATAAATACCGGAGTCCTAATTTTGAGTCACAAAGCATTAAATCTAACACTGAGTGGCAAAATTCAAATCACAGTTTTTATCCTCTAAATAGCTTTCTCAATATTGATTTACGTGAAATTAAATATCGATCACGACTCAGGACTTTTAACTTTATATTCTTGGGCTATGTAATAAAACAAACGATAATATTTGGCAAAATTTTGGCTATTGCAACGTCCTTGCCAATAATATTTTATTTGTCCTTGGCTCAAGGTCAGAGTCATTAAAATTCTTTGTGATGTGACTTCCACCAGTAGTGTCCCTTTAATTCCCTGTTTGGTCTGGAAATTCGGCTTAATGGCTTGTTTTAAGTTTTGTTTACCTCCTTGCAACTCAGATGCTAAAAAACTTCCAGCCCATCCTCGAATTTCAACTTCCGGGTGTTGTGGTGAAATAAAACCGATACCATCATTATTTTCGGGTACAGAGAGAGATTGCCAATTTTCTGGGTAAAGAAATTCAAACTCATAACGGGAATTACTATAGGTTTTCCATCCCACTCTCGAAAAGTTCGGCATACATCCCCATAGTGTCATCGATAGCAAACCAACTGCGAAGCAGATGCGGAGGTACACCCTGTTTCTATCCCCATACCCATAATTTACGCCACTCGTCATTATTGTTCCTGATCTAGTTACGTTGAAATATAAACCACACCTAAATAAATTATGAATATTAATCAACTTCACAGTTGGTCATTAACTACCCAAGAAGCAAAAGCAGTTCAACAAAACCTCAGAAACCTAGTCATTAACCAAGATCAGTTTATCGAACCGATTCAATATGTGGCGGGGGTGGATATGGGTTTTACAGAGGATGGTAAAGTTAGCCGCGCTGCGGTAGCTGTGCTGAGTTTTCCAGATTTACAACTGGTGGAAACTAGTATTGCTTATCGTCCCACCGAATTTCCCTATATTCCTGGTTTTCTGTCGTTTCGGGAAATTCCAGCGCTGTTAGATGCTTTACAAAAGATTAAAACTACACCAGATATGATTTTGTGTGATGGTCAAGGGACGGCACATCCTCGAAGATTTGGCATTGCTTGCCATTTAGGTTTACTCGTGGATATACCGACTATTGGTGTAGCTAAATCTTGGTTTATTGGTCAACATGATGCTTTGGCTGATACTAAAGGGAGTTGGCAACCTTTGACAGATAAAGGTGAAACTATTGGTGCAGTCTTACGAACACGCAGTGGTGTGAAACCAGTTTATGTTTCTCCTGGTCATCGAATCAGTTTAGCTACTGCCATTGAATACACTTTAAACTGCACTACTAAGTACCGACTACCAGAAACTACACGCATTGCAGACAAATTAGCTTCTTCAAGGTAAAGTAGGCATTATTTAGCTTAGTCCTGGCTTGGTTCTTTAAGTTTGTTCTAAATTCTTGAAAATAGTTGTAAGCATTTGCGTAATCGTGTTAGGAATCACATAGAACCGAATTGAAGTTATTTTACGTAGGAGTTAGCGAGTCAGAAAGATGAATGCACTAACTTTACAGTGGCATGATGATGGTAAAAACTATACTCAGACAATCTACGAGAATCAATCAGCTAAAAATCTCGGTACCGTTCGTATTGGTAGGGATCCAGTTAGATGTGATATTGTTCTGAGCCATCCTACTGTATCCGGTTTACATATTGAAATATTTTTTAACTTGCAACAGCATAGCTTCATGGTGCGGAACTTGCGATCGCAAAACCCTCCCCTTATAGACGGACAGCGACTAGTTCATGGAGAACTTCAACTACATGCAGGCAGTGTTATTTTTTTGGGACAAGTGCAACTTCTGGTGATATCTGTTCCCGAAGAAAGTAATGTGGCTGCAACTGTTTTGGCATCTCCTCAACAGCAACCTCATCGCCATCATCAACAGCAACCTCCTCAACAGCAACCTCGTCAGCCACTCAACCTTCAGGGAAACTACGGACTAGAATGTCCTAATTGTCACCGAATATCCCCACCCAAGTATTTAGATGTTGGTTGTCCTTGGTGCGGAACTTCCTTAGCTGCGGCTGTTAGCGTTTTAGTTTCTCCCAAAAACTGAAAATTATAACAGGAGATATCAAATAACAACCAAAGTTGCTTTTCGGCATCTTTAAATTTACATATATAATTTCTGTTTTTTTATTAACTTTTAATTCTCTAATTTTTGACTCTTAATTAATCAGTAATGAACAATAATACCGAAATAAAATTGAGTTGGGAAGACCCAACAACAGGCGAAAGAAGAGAACCACAATTAGCTCCTCCAATTACCTTTGGACGAGAATTTGCCAGGATGCCTGCGGAAAAAAATGGGCAGCGTGTCGCCAGAATGTTATTAAATAGTAGCGAAGTTTCTCGCTATCATGCCTTAATTGAATGGCAAGGTGAGCAATTAGTTGTAGTCGATCAAAACAGTGTAAATCGGGTTTTTGTCAATGGTCAAGAACAACTACAAACAGTATTAACAAGTGGGGATAATATTCAAATTGGTCCCTATATAATTACTGTAACTTTTAATGTTGCTGTTCCTGGAGTTGCCAATCCTCCTATTGCTAGATCGAATTCTGATTCAACAATTCAATTTAACCCCCATACCAATCTCCCCGACCCAAATTGGCGGGCAGCACAACCTGCAACCCCTTTAGGGAATGCCTTTCCCCCACCAATATTTAATAATGTCCAGGTTGGAGTAAACTCCCTCCATGCCACCGGATTACCTGTAAATGAGTGTGATTTTCTCGCTGTGGGAGCGGGTTTAGGTAGTTTTATTTGGGTGGATTTACTGAGAATCAGCGGTGTAAAAACTGATAAAATTATCGCACTAGGTTTAGAAGCAGCACCATATGCTCGGTATAAACGGCTTTGTTTAAATTCCCAAATTCCTTTACACGAGAGATTGCGCTCCAATTCTGACTCCTGCCCTGATAATATTTGGGGTTATCCAAGTTATGCTTTGCGTGAAGCTTGGCATGATTTTGGCAAAGGTGATTTTAATCAGGCATTTCGCTATTTGTGGCAAGTATTTAGTGAACCAACCTTCGCAGAAACCTATACCCCCCGTGCGGGAAATGTATTTGACTCCATCGATCGGGAAGCGCAGCGGATCGAGTGGGATAGAATTTACCGTTATGGGAGAGTAAGGGGGATTCGCAAAACTGATGATGGTCGCTATTGCGTTGCTTACTCCAAAGGACAGGGAGATCATGCTTTTATAGTTGCCCGATATTTGCATATAGCTACTGGTTATCCGGCAATTAAGTTTTTAGATGATTTGCAAGCATATCGAGAAAAATATAACGATAAAACCTCAGTTGTAAATGCTTATGAAGGGCATGACCATGTGTATGAGCAATTGGAACGACGGGGTGGTAAAATATTGATTCGGGGAAGGGGAATTGTAGCCTCACGGATTGTGCAGAGATTGTACGAAGCTCGGAAAAAGAACCCAAATATTACCGTTCTGCATTTAATGCGATCGCCTAAACCCCAGGGCAACAAATTTGGTAAGGCTCAACGGGTAGTCAAAAATCACTACGAATTTCAACCTTTCAACTGGCCCAAAGCTTGTTGGGGCGGTGAACTTCGGGGAATGCTAGAATCAGCTAGCCCCGATGAACGTCAACGCTTACTTGCTGACTGGGGAGGAACCACCACCGCAGATCGCCAAGATTGGCAAAAAATCACCGAACAGGCTTTAAAGGAAGGATGGTACAGCATCCAATTTGGTGAAGTCAAGCAGGTGGAACGAGATTCCCAAGGCAGAACCATCACCCACATTGAAGAAAAGGGTTTTGGACAAATGATCCTGGATGCAGATTTTATCGTTGATGCCACTGGATTAGATGCTAAGGTTTCAACTAATCCGCTGTTGGATGATTTAGTTAGACATTACGGTTTGCCCCTCAATTCCATCGGACGTTTGGCAGTCGCCAATA includes:
- the purC gene encoding phosphoribosylaminoimidazolesuccinocarboxamide synthase yields the protein MSVNKKLYEGKAKVIYSTEDPDILLADFKDDATAFNAQKKGTITGKGVINCIISAKLFAELEKVGVKTHYINSVSPNQMLVRAVKIVPLEVVVRNIAAGSLCQQTGLALGTVLKVPLVDFYYKKDELGDPLLTSDRITLLELATPEQVEAITHLALQINQFLIGFFRQCDITLVDFKLEFGMDSQQQILLADEISPDTCRLWDISTQDDSNRRVLDKDRFRKDLGNVEDAYQEVLQRVLKAVENQQ
- a CDS encoding GAF domain-containing protein, whose product is MTLPNAGSVLATLTELTQVNLANPLLHRVQDISVNEFACLLDFITAEFEQFLRAIDLLNNEALETMLEKVLEAITSKIGQILQAEHTTIFLVDNDKGQLWSKVPQDHVHKNLEIRTPMTVGIPGHVASTGTCLNIAEISTHPLFSPELERQMGYKIHNILCMPVMSSKNQVVAVVQLANKTGDTAFSSEDEDRFRDFATAIGIILESCQSFYVAARNQRGVTALLRATQTLGQSLDLEVTLQIVMEQARILMQADRSTLFLHRKEMNELWTKVAAADDETVMEISIPSNKGIVGYVASTGEALNINDAYKDPRFDPTTDQKTGYFTRNILCLPVFNSANELIGVTQLINKQKGSFTASDEEFMRAFNIQAGIALENARLFESVLLEKQYQKDILQSLSDAVISTNMEGKIVTINDAALELLGCNLCEGIGKSNKLFWEHHILNRFVWDIVPIENLQMRLQDSLKTGAKHYVPEQNLTVGIYRIPDISSQDKDSISQNYHSILAVRKSTPETLGDSPTLREANATETLRERTTPQVFIPWNQPLTPQSQLLSANQIQQIERSINLTVNPLTNPEGGVRGGLVVLEDISREKRMKTTMYRYLTPHVAEQVMELGEDALMVGERKDVTILFSDIRGYTTLTENLGAAEVVSLLNQYFETMVEAVFNHEGTLDKFIGDALMAVFGAPLPLTENHAWKSVQAALEMRKRLEEFNQRRIIEQQPSINIGIGLSSGEVVSGNIGSHKRMDYTVIGDGVNLSSRLEGITKEYGCDIILSEFTYNLCSDRIWARQLDKIRVKGKHQAVNIYELISDRTTPPDANTQEFISHYHAGRDAYSSRDFATAIDCFEAARKIRPQDYAVKIHIERAANYLHKPPFASWDGVWTTSQK
- a CDS encoding glycosyltransferase family 4 protein gives rise to the protein MRIALFTETFLPKVDGIVTRLSHTVDHLQRQGNQVLVVCPEGGMTEYKGAKIYGVSGFPLPLYPELKLALPRPSIGEALERFRPDIIHVVNPAVLGVSGIIHAKLHHVPLIASYHTHLPQYLQHYGLAALEGLLWELLKTAHNQAALNLCTSTAMCNELTAHGIERVDLWQRGVDTETFHPSRVSLEMRSRLSQNHPDNPLLLYVGRLSAEKEIERIKPILTAIPNARLALVGDGPHRQALEKHFAGTNTFFVGYLKGVELGSAFASVDAFIFPSRTETLGLVLLEAMAAGCPVVAANSGGIPDIVTDGVNGYLFDPQADDAGAIAATLRLLAETEEREAIRQNARNEAERWGWAAATRQLHSYYQQVIYSQSTKVAA
- a CDS encoding NAD-dependent epimerase/dehydratase family protein; its protein translation is MKVLVIGGDGYCGWATALYLSNRGYEVAILDSLVRRHWDNELGVATLTPIASIQQRLQRWKDLTGKTIDLFIGDINNYEFLKAALNKFEPTSIIHFGEQRSAPFSMIDREHAVLTQVNNVVGTLNLLYAMKEDFPDCHLVKLGTMGEYGTPNIDIEEGYITIEHNGRKDTLPYPKQPGSMYHLSKVHDSHNIHFACKMWGLRATDLNQGIVYGVLTEETGMDEMLINRLDYDGVFGTALNRFCIQAAVGHPLTVYGKGGQTRGFLDIRDTVRCIEIAIANPAEAGEFRVFNQFTELFSIGDLAGMVKKAGNAIGLNVDINNLENPRIEKEEHYFNAKNTKLLDLGLQPHYLSDSLLDSLLNFAVKYQSRIDGKEILPKVTWHR
- the nfi gene encoding deoxyribonuclease V (cleaves DNA at apurinic or apyrimidinic sites), which encodes MNINQLHSWSLTTQEAKAVQQNLRNLVINQDQFIEPIQYVAGVDMGFTEDGKVSRAAVAVLSFPDLQLVETSIAYRPTEFPYIPGFLSFREIPALLDALQKIKTTPDMILCDGQGTAHPRRFGIACHLGLLVDIPTIGVAKSWFIGQHDALADTKGSWQPLTDKGETIGAVLRTRSGVKPVYVSPGHRISLATAIEYTLNCTTKYRLPETTRIADKLASSR
- a CDS encoding FHA domain-containing protein translates to MNALTLQWHDDGKNYTQTIYENQSAKNLGTVRIGRDPVRCDIVLSHPTVSGLHIEIFFNLQQHSFMVRNLRSQNPPLIDGQRLVHGELQLHAGSVIFLGQVQLLVISVPEESNVAATVLASPQQQPHRHHQQQPPQQQPRQPLNLQGNYGLECPNCHRISPPKYLDVGCPWCGTSLAAAVSVLVSPKN
- a CDS encoding FHA domain-containing protein — encoded protein: MNNNTEIKLSWEDPTTGERREPQLAPPITFGREFARMPAEKNGQRVARMLLNSSEVSRYHALIEWQGEQLVVVDQNSVNRVFVNGQEQLQTVLTSGDNIQIGPYIITVTFNVAVPGVANPPIARSNSDSTIQFNPHTNLPDPNWRAAQPATPLGNAFPPPIFNNVQVGVNSLHATGLPVNECDFLAVGAGLGSFIWVDLLRISGVKTDKIIALGLEAAPYARYKRLCLNSQIPLHERLRSNSDSCPDNIWGYPSYALREAWHDFGKGDFNQAFRYLWQVFSEPTFAETYTPRAGNVFDSIDREAQRIEWDRIYRYGRVRGIRKTDDGRYCVAYSKGQGDHAFIVARYLHIATGYPAIKFLDDLQAYREKYNDKTSVVNAYEGHDHVYEQLERRGGKILIRGRGIVASRIVQRLYEARKKNPNITVLHLMRSPKPQGNKFGKAQRVVKNHYEFQPFNWPKACWGGELRGMLESASPDERQRLLADWGGTTTADRQDWQKITEQALKEGWYSIQFGEVKQVERDSQGRTITHIEEKGFGQMILDADFIVDATGLDAKVSTNPLLDDLVRHYGLPLNSIGRLAVANNFELTEMRNDKGKAYAAGAITFGGPYAAVDSFLGLQYACLVAVDGLAAARAPGVKKMRMLRSFGQWWKWVFNKPPC